In the genome of Acidobacteriota bacterium, the window CCGAGACTCTAATCCGAGGAGCTTCGGATTCACTTCCACAGCTGTCACATCCGTGCAATAAGACCCGAGGATCAGTGTCTGCGTACACTACAGTCCCAGCTTCTTCTTCACGTAGTCCCCGGTCAGGTGCTTCACCACATCAAACGGATCGCAGCTACCGTCGGGATCGAAATCGATCGGGCCGATCTGTTTGGCGACCTTGAGCGCGGCGCGGTTGAGCTTCTTGGTTCGCTTCCCAATCCCCATCAATGCGGCGGCCATCGACATCAGCACGGGCACCGGTGCCTTGGGATGTTTCTTCTCTATGGCTGAGATGTGCGCCAGAAAGTAGTCTTCCTCGGGTGCAGTCTTCTTGGTGTTCTTGGAGATTTCATAGAGCAGTCCGTAGCCGCAGCTGCGGCGAATCGTGTCCTTGCTCTTGACCCACTTGTCAGTGAGTTCGACCACGAATGGGGTCTTGGCCAGGGTCGCGTCGCAGGAGGAAAAGGTATGGGCGAGGTAGCCGCCATCGAGTTGTTCGACCTGGGTCTCCGCCTGGTCCATCGTCATCGTCTTGGGATCGTCGACGAGCATGGAAACGATCTTCATTTCGTGGACATTGGATTTCCACAGCTGTCCCGCTAACTTCGCATCGCGCCCAACCGACTTGGCGAACTTGCGAAGCTTCACCAGTCCAATGCCATAGCTTTTCATCCCTGCGGGAGTCTTCTCACGCGTCTTCCAGTGCGCAATCCCGCGCTCGTCCTGATTGTCTTTCAGCCACGCAAGTACGTCTGATTTCTTCATGGTCCGAGTATACCGTCCCATGGGGCCGAACGAGGAGTGCTCTACGGTTCTAGGGTTTTGGACACCCGGATGGACACCTGTTTCTCTGGCCGGGGCACGTGGTAGCTTGGGTGATCAAACCATGCAACGTTACTACCCGATAGGCACGCCGGGAGAGCCTTGGACCGATACTGAGAAGGTCGCCTGGTTCGAACGCTGCGAAGTCCAGCGCAGTTACAAGGACGAGGTGATCCAGAAGCTCGATCGTCTCGGCGCTCCTTTCCATGTCGAAACATACGGTGCACTCGGCATCGATCCGCAACGCTACCCATTGTTTGCCGTCATGGGCAGATCTCCTG includes:
- a CDS encoding DNA alkylation repair protein, with amino-acid sequence MKKSDVLAWLKDNQDERGIAHWKTREKTPAGMKSYGIGLVKLRKFAKSVGRDAKLAGQLWKSNVHEMKIVSMLVDDPKTMTMDQAETQVEQLDGGYLAHTFSSCDATLAKTPFVVELTDKWVKSKDTIRRSCGYGLLYEISKNTKKTAPEEDYFLAHISAIEKKHPKAPVPVLMSMAAALMGIGKRTKKLNRAALKVAKQIGPIDFDPDGSCDPFDVVKHLTGDYVKKKLGL